The region GGGCGTGGAGTTCCGTTATCCTGTTCGGACGAACTCGTTTTGTCAGGCATCGCTCGCAGGCAATTGCGTCGGGTTTAAAAAATATTCCTTGTCGGAAAAATTTTTGGCGACTAGACCCGAGAAAGGTTTTCGGTgccgaaaagaaaaaatttcgaaTTGTTATTTGGGCTAGGAAAATTCTTTAAATAAGGGGGGtttaaagaaaaacacgaaaatgcCAAATGAAAAGGGGATAGGACTGTGTACATCCTGTGCCCGATGGCCTCACTTTGACAGCGTATCTAAATCAGTTCTCGTTAAAAATAAATGCCTCTGATAAAAGCATTATTCCCTAACCAAAGAAATGTCTatacgggaaaaaagaaagaaatacacaaaacccactccccttttttttgtttcatcctAAACAATGTGAAAAATTACGAACACTGTTTACGTTTTGGCACACTCAAACTGAGCTCACGCTGCGCACTCCATTGACGAAAGTTTCCCGTGTTAGTGCCCTTGCTGCTGTGCCGGGGAAATTTGGGCCGGGATCTAGTCTCGAGAAGACTTTCTGCTCGCCGTGGGGAAAAGGAATCACggtgctttttttctgtttaattcccttttttttggactGCTGTACTCTGGTTTAATTGAGTGGGGGTAGAAGCCAAAAGGTTTTGGAGATTTTTTACAAGGTTAGTACAGTTTGatttaaaatgtaaatgtatttgagggtttttttcattcttcatggataatgatttttttggttttttcccattACGTTTTTGAGAGACCGTCCAAAATTCCATGCGGTTCTTGCATCGGCCAACATGAGAAAAATCCaaaacattgttttttgttgttatttgggaGTTACTTGTTTGGGGTCAAAGGCTCAGGGGCACGTCCCCGCCCGCTACCGTCCCCAAACAAACTCACACTGTAAGCGACCCTCCCtgattaacaaacaaaacaagagactTTCGAAATGCCTCACACCCAAGGTTCGACACCAGTAGAAGGGCGGCGAGGGTGGTGCTCCTCCTCGGCCAAAGAGGGGGACCTGCAACCCCGACGTATTTTGTCCCCCCAAAACAGGTCAAGTTCACACGAGGGGGAAAAGTCGGGGGTGACTCTCTCCCCCCATGAGGGACTTCCGAATCTGCGTGTCTTAAAAGCGAGAAAATTTTGGACCACCCAAATCCAGGGGTTCGTTTCCCTCGCCCACCCGTGCGCGAGCGACTTTCTCACGCTGGGAACTGACCGTCGATGCGTTTGGCCGACGTCAGGACGAGGTTGACAATGGGCCTGGGAAGCGTCCGTGGGGTTCCCCGTTCACTTATCAAGGCTTCCCCCCACTGGGATAGCCTGGGACGTTTAAAGGGTTTGAAGGTCGGGCCACCCTGCTTCGTCGTGGAGACCCCGCTCCTGGGAGAACTGCCGCTTTACGACTAGACCGCCGTTCCGTCAACCACCCCTGcaaacccctacccccccacgccgaaaaaaaccaaaccacGACCCTCAAGGCCCGCTACCTTTTCCCTTTcgccaaaccccaaacctacccTCCCACGGGTTCGAACTGCACACAAtccaacaacacaaaccccaaacgaCTACCTCTCAAACACTGCCAATTCCCCGACCCACAAAAAGACTACTACCTCCCCGATGACGCCAAACCCCCGCCCCGAAAaagactcctcctcccccccactgccaaaacccccccaccccagatCGATCTCCCCTCCAACACGcaaaaccaccaccccaaccGCAAAGCGATGCCAAACCCCCGCTTCCCCCAGCCGACGAATCCCCGCCCCCACGCCCTCCCCACAACTCCAGCAAAGACCCCTACCCCCCCGCTGCAATTAGGGCCCAAAATACAGCCGGGGGGTCGCGAAAAACCGGAGGGCCTAGCCCCAAACCGGGAAAAACACGACGACGACGTGGGTCCATAAAACCCCCACCTCGCCGTCATTCTGTGTGTCCGTCGTCGCACTGGTCGTCGCCCTCGTCGTCGTCGCGTCCTCGGAACACGCGTCGGTTTTCGGTCAGGAAAAAGCATTTTGGTTTTCGTGTGCTAGTTTTAAAAAgtttacttttccttttaaatcttttgatcctttttttttttttttatatatattttattatatatattttttatataataatatatataatacaattttaaaattttaatattataataattattatatatatatatattattataatattataatattatatatacatatacaccacacaccacacacaccaataaatattatatatattattatatataatataatatatatatatatatatactaattatatactattatatattatatatatataatatataatacatatatatatattatatatatatatatattttaaaatatatatttggggtgtg is a window of Penaeus monodon isolate SGIC_2016 unplaced genomic scaffold, NSTDA_Pmon_1 PmonScaffold_10406, whole genome shotgun sequence DNA encoding:
- the LOC119568652 gene encoding extensin-like, with the protein product MAQFLNDQRLAVAKNFPDPAGVPHLKTLFLALATDSELLQPGTFKGFEGRATLLRRGDPAPGRTAALRLDRRSVNHPCKPLPPHAEKNQTTTLKARYLFPFAKPQTYPPTGSNCTQSNNTNPKRLPLKHCQFPDPQKDYYLPDDAKPPPRKRLLLPPTAKTPPPQIDLPSNTQNHHPNRKAMPNPRFPQPTNPRPHALPTTPAKTPTPPLQLGPKIQPGGREKPEGLAPNREKHDDDVGP